Genomic segment of Halostella limicola:
GAGTTCGCTCGGGTGATGTCTCGGGAATTCACGCGATCGCACTTGTTCGGCTGAATTGATAATCGTGGCCTCCGTTCACTCCGGGAAGTGCAGATGATCTATCTCGTCCCCCGGACGCTCTCGCTGATACTCCAGAACGCTCCCGTACGTCTCGTCCGATCAATGCTCGACCGGAACTCTGGTCTTCGGACTGGCGATGAACTCGCGATCTTCGGCGTCGATTACACGACGAAGCGGCCAGATCTCTCCCTCCAGATCTTGCTCACTCCAAGCAAATTTTCTCATTGAAGAACCAATGATTTCTTTTCTCGATGTCATGTGGGTGTCTTATAAATATTCCTACATGATTGGGGAACTAACCCCTGCTCCGAGATCATTCGCCACAGAGAAACTATTAATACTGTTTGTCCATGAGTATTGTTCATGGGGAACACAGGAAAGAGAGTCAACGCAGTCGGCAACTCACTTGAGATCCTACATTTAATAAAATCGGAAGAAGGGGCGCGTCTCTCCGATATAGCTACTCAGCTAGAACTTTCGAAGAGCACCGTACACAGCCACCTCAATACTCTCCAGAGCTACGGTTATATAACGAAAAAAGGAGAAATATACCGCCTGGGATTGAAATTCTTCCACGTTGGTCAGCACACTCGGAACCGGAACGACAGGTACCAATTAGCGAAAGAAAAAACATCTGAACTAGCGGAGTCGTTGAACCATGCAGTGGATTTCGACGTTGAGACAAACGGAAAGATCATGGTTCTCTTCCACGAAGCCAACGAATCGACTGAAGTCGGCCTGAAGGAGGGAGATTACCTACATCTTCACACTAGTTCGACCGGGAAAGCTATCCTCGCCGAATTACCCGAAAAGCGGGTTACTGAACTTCTCGACAGAGAGAGAATGCCTAAGGAAACTGAGTATACAATCACCGAACCTGACAACCTCAGAGAAGAACTCCGAGAAACGAGTGAACGTGGCTATGCCATCGTCGATCAGGAATGGTTGGAGGGGCTCCGAGCAGTCGGTGTTGCTGTGACTCTCCCGGACGGTAGTCCGTTCGGAGCATTAAGCGCTGGCGGTCCGACGTACCGGCTCACCACGGAGACGATCGAAACGGACGTTGCTCCTAAACTTATGGAAACTGCGAAAGAACTAGAGGACGAGATCAGCAGGGTAGTCGAGTAGAGATACCCCTCGGTCAGCGCATTGCATGTTTTACCCTCATAGTGGCTCAACCACGGATGTCAGATAGTCGTTCGCGGAAGCTACGGACGCAGATACCAGCGTATAAATATCAATAGAAGTCGAAGGAAGAACATCCTTCTATGTTTTGCGATAGCGAACTATTTTACACGACCAGCGGGCTTGACAGCGGGTTTCTCATATCTGTCCGTGGTAAAGGAGATATCAATCACGCTGATAGTATAGACTACTACTAAATAATAAGTAAAATATTATGGATATATTATACTACTCATTACGTACATAGGAGTGTAAAAAGAGCGTCGGTATCTCCTTGTGGTTTTATAGAGAAGGTCGGTGGCGTGATATTCATGATGAAACGATCACGTAATAAATATTATAGCACGGAATATCAAAATAACATTGGTCTGATACTCAGGATCTCCTTGATCCCGCCACGATCATTAGTTCCGATCTTTTGTTCCTTATCACCGAACTGTTATACGGGGACAAGTACCGAATGGTGTGCCTCGTCTAATGTCAATCTCACCATCTATTCAGCGACGTAACCTCGGGAAATACGAGCGAAGCAATCAATTGCGGAGCACGGGAGCTTCCTGTACCTCTTTTTCGTTCTCATCATGGTAGAGGTAACATCTCACGTTTCGGTCCTCAGCTTCTGCTAGACCGGGTTCTGCGTTCTCGCAGACATCCATCTTCTCGGGACAGAGAGGATGGAAGTTACAACCACTGACCTGCCGCTGATCCGTGTCGTCAGCGGAACTAGTGAGGAGAACACGCTCACGCTCGGTAGATAAATCTGGAAGACTGCGCATGAGTGCCTGTGTATACGGATGTTTGGGTCGCTTCATGATCTCTTCTACGTCGCCTTCCTCAACGATCTTCCCGCTATACATGACACCGATCTTGTCCGCGACGAGACGCGTGAGGGCCAGATTGTGGGAGATAAATAATATCGTGAAATCCAGCTTGTTCTGGAGGTCTTCTAATATCTTCAGAATACCGGCTTGAATGGAAACGTCAAGCATCGACATCGGCTCATCGGCGATAAGTAAGTCTGGTTCCAGAACTAATGCCCGTGCAATGTTGACTCGCTGTAGCTGCCCACCGCTGAGTTGCGCCGGATACGTCTGCAGGAACTCCTCTGGCGGTCGCAGGCCGACCTCGAAGAGAAGCTCTCGGACGCGGTCTTCAGCGTCAGCTGTCTCGTAGCCATAGTTCTTCAACGGCTCAGAGACAGACTGGAGGACTGTTTTCTTCGGGTTCAGACTGCCATAGGGGTCCTGGAAGATGATCTGAGCCTTCCGTCGGAACTCATGTAACTCACGACGGTCGAATTCGAGTATGTTCTCTCCGTCGAAGTATATCTCCCCGGCCGTCGGCTCCTCGAGACGAATGACGGCTTCCCCGAGCGTAGATTTCCCCGATCCGCTCTCACCGACTAATCCGTACACCTCTCCCTGTTCGATCCTCAGGTCAACGTTGTCGACAGCTTTGATACGGTTTTTCTTCCCCAGGAGTGAGGCGAGTAGCCCCCCGGAATCCTCGTAATACTTTTTCAAACTTTTCGTTTCGAGTATCGCATTATCGGACATGTTCTATCTCCTCCTGTCGCCAGTCCACGTCGAAGGCTCGCCGATTGAGTTCCTCGAACTCGTCGGCGCGATAGCAGGCGCTCTCGATATCGGCGCGCGCCGACTCGAATGGCGGATGG
This window contains:
- a CDS encoding IclR family transcriptional regulator, whose protein sequence is MGNTGKRVNAVGNSLEILHLIKSEEGARLSDIATQLELSKSTVHSHLNTLQSYGYITKKGEIYRLGLKFFHVGQHTRNRNDRYQLAKEKTSELAESLNHAVDFDVETNGKIMVLFHEANESTEVGLKEGDYLHLHTSSTGKAILAELPEKRVTELLDRERMPKETEYTITEPDNLREELRETSERGYAIVDQEWLEGLRAVGVAVTLPDGSPFGALSAGGPTYRLTTETIETDVAPKLMETAKELEDEISRVVE
- a CDS encoding oligopeptide/dipeptide ABC transporter ATP-binding protein encodes the protein MSDNAILETKSLKKYYEDSGGLLASLLGKKNRIKAVDNVDLRIEQGEVYGLVGESGSGKSTLGEAVIRLEEPTAGEIYFDGENILEFDRRELHEFRRKAQIIFQDPYGSLNPKKTVLQSVSEPLKNYGYETADAEDRVRELLFEVGLRPPEEFLQTYPAQLSGGQLQRVNIARALVLEPDLLIADEPMSMLDVSIQAGILKILEDLQNKLDFTILFISHNLALTRLVADKIGVMYSGKIVEEGDVEEIMKRPKHPYTQALMRSLPDLSTERERVLLTSSADDTDQRQVSGCNFHPLCPEKMDVCENAEPGLAEAEDRNVRCYLYHDENEKEVQEAPVLRN